Proteins encoded by one window of Marixanthomonas sp. SCSIO 43207:
- a CDS encoding RNA polymerase sigma factor, whose amino-acid sequence MSNSLLVEQCKQNNRKAQLALYKQYCDGMFIVAKRYMRDAAAAEDAMQEAFIKAFQKLEQFKGDVTFGAWLKRIVINTCLDAIKAKKLEVQSIEEETLHIVEDTNEWSVPDQTTIEEVKEAIASLNDNHKIVVQLYLLEGYDHQEIASILDISESASRTNLHRGKIQLQKHLKHLQYGTGY is encoded by the coding sequence TTGTCCAATTCATTACTTGTTGAGCAATGTAAGCAAAACAATCGCAAAGCACAGTTAGCTCTGTATAAACAATATTGCGATGGGATGTTTATTGTAGCAAAACGGTATATGCGAGATGCAGCAGCGGCAGAAGACGCTATGCAAGAAGCGTTTATAAAAGCGTTTCAAAAACTCGAGCAGTTTAAAGGGGACGTCACCTTTGGCGCTTGGTTAAAAAGGATTGTTATCAATACCTGTTTAGACGCGATTAAAGCTAAAAAACTAGAAGTACAATCCATTGAAGAAGAAACCCTGCACATAGTTGAAGATACTAATGAATGGAGTGTGCCGGATCAAACAACCATTGAAGAAGTAAAAGAAGCCATTGCTTCTTTAAACGATAACCATAAAATTGTCGTGCAACTTTATTTATTGGAAGGATATGACCATCAAGAAATAGCTAGCATCTTAGATATTTCAGAAAGCGCATCTAGAACCAATTTGCACCGCGGAAAAATACAATTACAGAAACACTTAAAACATTTGCAATATGGCACAGGATATTAG
- a CDS encoding PA2169 family four-helix-bundle protein has translation MKNKYADFNKLNRLLVASFEAEKLYYNAAQDAQTTPLKRFLNYMATERNRMSHDISNELHSRGIEPLKEDSEKGNIDRTWQEIKEALEKFNATVILNQCIGRDANNIKRYDELIERKELPEGILSLLAKQKKQLQWYMKQAEQHKETHFAAEPQKTAESTNKEEDSKKNNDKDDDSDTSGRIIPLRAI, from the coding sequence ATGAAGAATAAATACGCAGACTTTAATAAATTAAATCGTTTGTTGGTTGCTAGTTTTGAAGCTGAGAAATTGTATTACAATGCAGCTCAAGATGCACAAACAACCCCTTTAAAACGGTTTTTAAATTATATGGCTACCGAACGTAATAGAATGAGCCATGATATTTCTAATGAATTACACTCTCGTGGAATTGAACCTCTTAAAGAAGATTCAGAAAAAGGAAACATTGACCGCACTTGGCAAGAAATAAAGGAAGCGTTAGAGAAGTTTAATGCTACCGTTATTCTTAACCAATGTATTGGCAGAGATGCAAATAATATTAAACGATACGACGAACTTATAGAACGCAAAGAATTACCTGAGGGTATTTTATCATTATTGGCTAAGCAAAAAAAACAGTTACAGTGGTATATGAAGCAAGCCGAACAACATAAAGAAACTCACTTCGCAGCCGAACCCCAAAAAACTGCCGAATCAACAAACAAAGAAGAAGATTCAAAAAAAAACAACGATAAAGACGACGATAGCGATACAAGTGGCCGAATAATCCCTTTACGAGCCATATAA
- a CDS encoding organic hydroperoxide resistance protein: MKTLYEATSIAKGARKGHVKTEDGPIDLNLSVPKSMGGEGGDGTNPEQLFGSAYAACFGSAIELVAQKKNVDVKAEDITVTATIGIGKTDKGNLQLEATLDCYIPGVDVKTGEDLVNKAHEVCPFSRATRDNITVTLNLMLDE, from the coding sequence ATGAAAACATTATATGAAGCTACATCAATAGCTAAAGGAGCAAGAAAAGGACACGTTAAAACTGAAGACGGCCCTATAGATTTAAACCTATCTGTACCCAAATCTATGGGTGGAGAAGGAGGTGATGGAACCAATCCGGAACAACTTTTTGGTAGTGCTTATGCAGCATGTTTTGGTAGCGCTATAGAATTGGTAGCTCAAAAAAAGAACGTTGATGTAAAAGCAGAAGATATTACCGTAACAGCAACCATAGGTATTGGTAAAACCGATAAAGGCAATCTACAATTAGAAGCCACACTAGATTGTTATATTCCGGGCGTAGATGTAAAAACCGGTGAAGATTTGGTAAATAAAGCACACGAGGTTTGTCCATTTTCTAGAGCGACACGTGATAATATCACAGTTACGCTTAATTTAATGTTGGATGAATAA
- the meaB gene encoding methylmalonyl Co-A mutase-associated GTPase MeaB, with the protein MAKTHKHTQALSEKDGVDQPTRLNPNAAQRLKKNKAKTPSTETIINGLLSGNKTHLSQALTRIESTAEKHQQQARQIIEACLPHANQSIRIGVTGVPGVGKSTFIEQFGKLLTSKNNNIAVLTVDPSSSLSKGSILGDKTRMEELVKDPNAFIRPSASGDSLGGVAQKTREAVILCEAAGYNIIIIETVGVGQSETAVHSMTDFFLLLKLAGAGDELQGIKRGIMEMADAIVINKADGENSRAARLAKTEFNRALHLYPQKESGWKPKTLTCSALNNEGIDTVWELIENYISETKENGYFQHKRTEQNKFWLLQTIENSLKREFYTNSIVKKELDNQLKLLEANKTTPFEAATYLLSLRK; encoded by the coding sequence GTGGCAAAAACGCACAAACATACCCAAGCCCTTTCAGAAAAAGATGGTGTTGATCAACCCACTCGGTTAAATCCGAATGCGGCACAGCGTCTTAAAAAAAATAAAGCTAAAACTCCATCAACCGAAACCATTATCAATGGACTACTATCGGGTAATAAAACGCATTTAAGCCAAGCTCTAACTCGTATAGAAAGTACCGCAGAAAAACACCAACAACAAGCCAGACAAATTATTGAAGCCTGTTTACCTCACGCCAATCAATCGATACGAATAGGCGTTACAGGTGTACCCGGAGTGGGTAAAAGTACGTTTATAGAACAATTTGGAAAATTGCTCACATCAAAAAATAACAACATAGCTGTTTTAACAGTAGACCCCAGTAGTTCATTAAGCAAAGGCAGTATTTTGGGTGATAAAACTCGAATGGAAGAATTGGTTAAAGACCCCAATGCATTTATTAGACCTTCGGCAAGTGGTGATTCTTTGGGCGGCGTAGCACAAAAAACGAGAGAGGCGGTTATTTTATGTGAAGCTGCAGGATATAATATCATTATTATTGAAACAGTAGGTGTAGGTCAAAGCGAAACAGCTGTTCACTCGATGACCGATTTTTTTCTGCTGTTAAAGTTAGCCGGAGCTGGTGATGAGCTACAGGGTATTAAACGAGGTATTATGGAAATGGCAGATGCTATTGTAATCAACAAAGCCGATGGTGAAAATAGTAGAGCAGCCCGATTAGCCAAAACCGAGTTTAACAGAGCTTTGCACCTCTATCCTCAAAAGGAGAGCGGTTGGAAACCCAAAACACTTACGTGTTCGGCATTAAATAATGAAGGCATTGATACCGTTTGGGAACTTATTGAAAACTATATTTCTGAAACTAAAGAGAACGGATATTTTCAACACAAACGTACTGAACAAAATAAATTCTGGTTATTACAAACTATAGAAAACAGTTTGAAGCGCGAGTTTTATACAAATTCTATTGTTAAAAAAGAGCTTGACAATCAATTGAAACTTCTAGAAGCAAATAAAACAACCCCTTTTGAAGCAGCTACCTATCTGTTGAGTTTAAGAAAGTAG
- a CDS encoding NAD(P)-dependent oxidoreductase: MKILVTGAAGFIGSHTAERLAEMGHQVIGIDNFSPYYNIELKELNAKALSEKGIEVLRVDLRTDDLQKALPEAIDIIFHFSAHPGISNTSTFEDYFSNNILATKNLLDFALQCEKTPFLVNIGTSSIYGLEATFPEDVAPKPASWYGVTKLAAEQLVLAKSREGKLQATSLRLYSVYGPRERPDKLYTRLIDCGLNNKPFPLYNGSEKHLRSFTYVQDIVDGIVSVLDKETIVNGEIFNLGTEEESTTATGIETVETLLNTTIKVSAKPPRAGDQSRTKANIDKARKLLGYNPTTTLKEGLKAQIAWFEENFIK; the protein is encoded by the coding sequence ATGAAGATATTAGTAACCGGCGCAGCAGGTTTTATTGGTTCACACACAGCAGAACGATTGGCTGAAATGGGACATCAAGTAATTGGGATTGATAATTTCTCTCCCTATTACAATATTGAGTTAAAAGAGCTAAACGCAAAAGCCCTTTCAGAAAAAGGAATCGAGGTCTTGCGCGTTGATTTACGAACAGATGATTTACAAAAAGCCCTACCCGAAGCTATTGATATTATATTTCATTTTTCAGCACATCCGGGAATTTCAAATACTTCGACATTTGAAGATTATTTTTCTAATAATATTTTAGCGACAAAAAACCTATTAGATTTTGCACTTCAGTGTGAAAAAACACCTTTTTTGGTAAATATTGGTACTTCTTCAATTTACGGACTGGAAGCTACTTTTCCTGAAGATGTTGCACCCAAACCGGCTTCTTGGTATGGTGTGACCAAATTGGCTGCAGAACAATTGGTACTGGCAAAATCTCGTGAAGGTAAATTGCAAGCTACTTCTTTACGTTTGTATTCGGTATATGGGCCACGTGAGCGTCCAGATAAGCTTTACACACGTTTAATTGATTGCGGACTTAACAACAAGCCGTTTCCATTGTATAACGGCAGTGAGAAGCACCTGCGCAGTTTTACCTATGTGCAAGATATAGTAGATGGTATTGTAAGTGTTCTTGATAAAGAAACCATTGTAAATGGTGAGATCTTTAATTTGGGTACTGAAGAAGAAAGCACAACCGCTACAGGAATTGAAACGGTAGAAACATTATTGAATACTACTATAAAAGTTTCAGCAAAACCTCCGCGAGCTGGTGACCAATCAAGAACAAAAGCTAATATTGATAAAGCCAGAAAATTATTAGGATACAATCCTACTACAACGTTAAAAGAAGGACTCAAGGCTCAAATTGCTTGGTTTGAAGAAAATTTTATTAAGTAG